Proteins encoded within one genomic window of Paraglaciecola psychrophila 170:
- a CDS encoding acyl-CoA desaturase has protein sequence MKKPRLLLTNILIFTITGLIATVLVPFEAFKNGFDAVEIISCIALIYFSGMSITAGYHRLWSHKSYQANAFVRIVLAIGGAMSLQNSILHWCSDHRIHHKHVDDNEQDPYSAKKGFWYSHIGWMLREYQIHRYADYNNCRDLQKDAVIIWQHKHYLKIMFAANFGVPVLLGWLNGDIWGMLLLAGVFRLVVVHHVTFFINSLAHIWGKQPYTDKNTARDNDILAFFTFGEGYHNFHHIFEYDYRNGIKWWQFDPTKWLIKGLSFIGWTSNLRRCPEERIEKAKAAMQLKLAQEKVSKLANADEILAKVHFEYELLAQRMTDYYAAKKQLMAIKKQNLKRTYENLEVHYRYKELKQSLALQKQKWIHINQFDFLPVMAE, from the coding sequence ATGAAAAAACCACGCCTACTGCTGACCAATATCTTAATATTTACTATTACCGGGCTTATAGCCACTGTGTTGGTGCCCTTTGAAGCATTTAAAAATGGCTTTGATGCCGTTGAAATTATCTCGTGTATCGCTTTAATTTACTTTTCAGGCATGTCGATTACTGCCGGTTACCATCGTTTATGGTCTCATAAATCATACCAAGCCAACGCATTTGTCAGAATAGTATTGGCAATAGGTGGAGCAATGTCGTTACAAAACAGCATATTGCATTGGTGTTCAGATCATCGTATCCACCACAAACATGTTGACGATAACGAACAAGACCCATATTCAGCCAAAAAAGGGTTCTGGTATTCTCATATTGGTTGGATGTTAAGAGAGTATCAAATCCACAGATATGCTGATTATAATAACTGCCGCGATCTTCAGAAAGATGCGGTAATAATATGGCAGCATAAACACTATTTAAAAATCATGTTTGCGGCAAACTTCGGCGTCCCTGTTTTGTTGGGTTGGCTGAATGGTGATATCTGGGGCATGCTGTTGTTAGCAGGTGTTTTCCGTTTAGTTGTAGTTCATCACGTCACTTTTTTCATAAATTCCCTAGCTCATATATGGGGAAAGCAACCTTACACTGATAAAAATACTGCTCGTGATAACGATATCCTCGCCTTTTTCACTTTTGGAGAGGGATATCATAATTTCCACCATATATTTGAATATGATTACAGAAACGGCATAAAGTGGTGGCAATTTGACCCAACAAAATGGTTAATTAAAGGTTTATCCTTTATTGGCTGGACCAGTAATCTTCGTCGCTGCCCAGAAGAAAGGATTGAAAAAGCTAAGGCTGCCATGCAACTAAAATTAGCCCAAGAAAAAGTATCTAAATTAGCTAATGCAGATGAGATATTAGCCAAAGTGCACTTTGAATACGAACTTTTAGCCCAGCGCATGACCGACTATTACGCGGCAAAAAAACAACTAATGGCCATCAAAAAACAAAACTTGAAACGCACCTATGAGAACCTTGAAGTTCACTACAGATATAAAGAGTTAAAGCAAAGTTTAGCCCTTCAAAAGCAAAAATGGATACATATCAATCAGTTCGACTTTTTGCCTGTCATGGCCGAGTAA
- a CDS encoding IS982 family transposase produces MSKLVELFCDVDDFCKVFIPQWRKQLLEDATRKRQREGQMTTYEIMTIVVSFHMSHYRDFKNYSLGYVSLVYKNAFPNLLSYTRFLAVMPRVIVLMSTYFTSLKGKPTGHEFIDSTSIKVCHNIRIPRHKTFDGIAQRGKGTMGWFYGFKLHLVVNHHGKIVAAKVTTGNVHDTQPIRELAEGLTDKLYGDKGYLSKALEADLLDKGVSLITTVRKNMKAKAISLWDRAMLSRRYIIETINDQLKNISYIEHSRHRSMNGFMLNLLAGLVAYCLKENKPSRNLTDVELNSMIIA; encoded by the coding sequence ATGAGTAAATTAGTTGAGCTGTTTTGTGATGTCGATGATTTTTGCAAAGTATTTATCCCTCAATGGCGTAAACAACTGCTCGAAGACGCAACGCGAAAACGTCAAAGAGAAGGGCAAATGACCACATATGAAATCATGACGATTGTCGTCAGTTTTCATATGTCACATTACCGTGATTTCAAAAACTACTCTCTTGGGTATGTATCTCTTGTGTACAAAAATGCGTTTCCAAATTTATTGAGTTACACACGATTTCTAGCGGTCATGCCTAGAGTTATCGTGCTCATGAGTACCTACTTCACATCACTTAAAGGAAAGCCCACAGGACATGAATTCATTGACTCTACAAGCATCAAGGTGTGTCATAACATCCGAATACCTAGACATAAAACCTTCGACGGTATCGCTCAACGAGGTAAAGGTACTATGGGTTGGTTTTATGGTTTCAAGCTCCACTTAGTCGTCAATCATCACGGTAAAATTGTTGCTGCGAAAGTCACAACCGGCAATGTGCATGACACTCAACCCATACGTGAATTAGCAGAAGGTTTGACTGATAAATTGTATGGAGACAAAGGCTATTTGAGTAAAGCTTTGGAAGCGGATTTATTAGATAAAGGTGTAAGTCTCATCACAACCGTTCGCAAAAATATGAAAGCAAAAGCTATATCGTTGTGGGATAGGGCCATGCTTTCAAGGCGCTATATAATTGAAACAATAAACGACCAACTTAAGAATATTTCTTATATCGAACACTCAAGGCATCGGAGTATGAACGGCTTTATGCTGAATTTACTCGCGGGATTGGTCGCTTATTGTTTAAAAGAAAATAAGCCAAGCCGTAATTTAACTGACGTAGAGCTGAACTCTATGATTATCGCTTAA
- the cysI gene encoding assimilatory sulfite reductase (NADPH) hemoprotein subunit, with product MSNDHKNFIVEGNLADNERLKEQSNLLRGTIAENLTDDLTGAFVGDNFQLIRFHGMYQQDDRDIRAERAKQKLEPLQNVMLRARLPGGIITTKQWLAIDKFAEEKSIYGSIRLTTRQTFQFHGVLKPNVKSMHQMLNQVGVDSIATAGDVNRNVLCTSNPVESEVHQEAYEWAKKISEHLLPKTRAYAEIWLDGEKSETTEVEPILGNNYLPRKFKTTVVIPPQNDVDVHANDLNFVAIAENGKLIGFNVLVGGGLAMTHGDTSTFPRKADDFGYISIEHTLAVAEAVVSTQRDWGNRVNRKNAKTKYTLERVGVENFKAEVEKRSGVSFAQSRPYEFTSRGDRIGWVEGVDGKHHLTLFIENGRILDYPGKTLKTGCAEIAKIHTGDFRLTANQNLIVAGVPASQKAQIEQLAREHGLMADDVSLQRKDSMACVSLPTCPLAMAEAERYLPDAVTEIEGILAKHGMQNESIIYRVTGCPNGCGRAMLAEVGLVGKAPGKYNFHLGGDRQGTRIPRMYRENIDEKEIMDELDVLIGRWSKEREVNEAFGDFLIRAKVVKPVIDSAKDFYDDPSYSI from the coding sequence GTATCAGCAAGACGACCGCGATATTCGTGCAGAGCGCGCTAAGCAAAAACTAGAGCCGTTGCAAAATGTGATGTTAAGAGCACGCTTACCCGGTGGCATCATTACTACCAAGCAGTGGCTGGCAATTGATAAGTTTGCTGAAGAAAAAAGTATCTATGGCAGTATTCGGTTAACTACGCGTCAAACTTTTCAGTTTCACGGTGTGTTAAAGCCTAACGTTAAATCTATGCACCAAATGCTTAATCAAGTTGGCGTTGATTCTATTGCCACTGCGGGTGATGTAAACCGAAATGTGTTGTGTACATCCAACCCAGTAGAGTCTGAAGTACATCAAGAAGCTTATGAGTGGGCGAAGAAAATCAGTGAACATTTGCTTCCTAAAACACGTGCTTACGCAGAAATTTGGCTGGACGGCGAAAAATCAGAAACAACTGAAGTAGAGCCTATATTAGGTAATAACTATCTACCTCGAAAGTTTAAAACAACCGTAGTTATTCCACCGCAAAATGATGTTGACGTGCATGCTAATGACTTAAATTTTGTAGCTATTGCCGAAAATGGTAAATTAATTGGCTTTAACGTATTGGTTGGAGGGGGGTTAGCCATGACCCATGGTGATACTTCCACTTTCCCACGTAAAGCAGATGATTTTGGCTATATTAGCATTGAGCATACTTTAGCTGTAGCTGAAGCGGTGGTGTCTACCCAACGTGACTGGGGGAACCGTGTTAATCGTAAAAATGCTAAAACTAAGTATACTTTAGAGCGTGTCGGTGTTGAAAACTTCAAAGCTGAAGTTGAGAAACGCTCAGGTGTTAGTTTTGCACAGAGTCGCCCATACGAATTTACTTCACGGGGTGATCGTATTGGTTGGGTCGAAGGGGTAGATGGTAAACATCATTTAACCTTATTTATTGAAAACGGCCGTATTTTAGACTACCCAGGCAAAACACTTAAAACTGGTTGTGCTGAAATTGCAAAAATACATACAGGTGATTTTCGATTAACGGCCAATCAGAATTTGATCGTTGCGGGTGTCCCAGCGTCGCAAAAAGCCCAAATTGAGCAGCTAGCCCGTGAACATGGACTAATGGCTGATGATGTGAGTTTGCAACGTAAAGATTCGATGGCCTGTGTGTCTTTGCCTACTTGCCCATTAGCGATGGCTGAAGCAGAACGTTACTTGCCTGATGCGGTGACAGAGATTGAAGGCATATTGGCTAAGCATGGTATGCAGAATGAAAGTATTATTTATCGTGTTACCGGTTGTCCTAATGGATGTGGCAGGGCTATGTTGGCAGAAGTTGGCTTAGTGGGTAAAGCGCCAGGTAAATACAACTTTCATTTAGGTGGTGATCGTCAAGGCACACGGATCCCTAGAATGTATCGGGAAAATATTGATGAAAAAGAAATCATGGATGAATTAGATGTCTTAATTGGCCGCTGGTCAAAAGAACGCGAGGTTAACGAAGCTTTTGGTGATTTTCTTATCAGAGCAAAAGTTGTTAAACCTGTTATTGACTCAGCCAAGGACTTTTATGATGACCCAAGCTATTCAATCTAG
- the fabR gene encoding HTH-type transcriptional repressor FabR — protein MNRQEQKLRTRRSIIEAAFSLLDEQRSLSSVSLREVARSAGIAPTSFYRHFKDIDELGLTLVDEAGLALRQLMRQARVRIASGGGVINTSVDTFMEFITANNNVFRLLLREHTGTSMAFRAAVLREIKHFNVELTDYTISTTGLPYNIANLQAEAMVKLVFSAGAEALDASDEQKANVAERVKLQLRFVVNGALQAKAEQTSS, from the coding sequence TTGAACCGTCAAGAACAAAAATTACGCACTCGGCGTTCTATTATTGAAGCGGCATTTTCGCTACTAGACGAACAGCGCAGTTTGTCGAGCGTTAGCCTCAGAGAAGTTGCACGCTCAGCGGGTATTGCACCCACTTCTTTTTATCGACACTTTAAAGATATCGACGAGTTAGGCTTAACCTTGGTAGATGAAGCAGGTTTAGCTTTACGTCAGTTAATGCGCCAAGCCCGAGTAAGAATTGCTTCCGGTGGTGGTGTGATTAACACTTCAGTGGATACCTTTATGGAATTCATAACCGCTAATAATAATGTTTTTCGTTTGTTGTTGCGTGAACACACTGGCACATCCATGGCTTTTAGAGCGGCTGTACTGCGGGAAATAAAACACTTTAATGTAGAACTGACTGATTACACTATATCGACCACGGGCTTGCCCTATAACATTGCTAACTTGCAAGCAGAAGCGATGGTTAAATTAGTTTTTAGTGCTGGAGCTGAAGCCTTGGACGCATCCGATGAACAAAAAGCTAATGTAGCAGAGCGAGTAAAACTTCAATTAAGGTTTGTCGTAAATGGTGCTTTGCAAGCTAAGGCTGAACAAACTTCGAGTTAA
- a CDS encoding phosphoadenylyl-sulfate reductase, with product MTQAIQSSTLESATLNISGDELAQTNIALEQQSAEQRIAWALEHLPHQFMLSSSFGAQAAVMLHMVTQQYPDIPVVLTDTGYLFAETYQFVDELTQRLNLNLKVYRADVSSAWQEARMGKMWEQGLEGIEKYNALNKVEPMQKALDDLKIKSWFAGLRRSQSDMRETLPVVQKLKNQYKIYPIIDWSNKDVHLYLKKHNLPYHPLWEKGYVSIGDWHSTRSLEEGMTEQDTRFFGLKRECGLHEFGDGI from the coding sequence ATGACCCAAGCTATTCAATCTAGCACTCTAGAAAGTGCAACATTAAATATTTCAGGCGATGAATTAGCGCAAACCAATATTGCATTAGAGCAGCAGTCTGCGGAACAACGGATAGCTTGGGCATTAGAACACTTGCCGCATCAGTTTATGTTGTCATCTAGCTTTGGTGCTCAAGCTGCTGTGATGTTACATATGGTTACGCAGCAGTACCCTGATATACCAGTAGTGCTTACAGACACGGGTTATTTGTTTGCTGAAACCTATCAATTTGTTGATGAGTTAACACAACGTCTAAATCTCAACCTTAAGGTATATCGCGCCGATGTTTCCTCTGCATGGCAAGAAGCACGTATGGGGAAAATGTGGGAACAGGGTCTAGAAGGTATTGAAAAGTATAATGCTCTAAATAAAGTTGAGCCTATGCAAAAAGCCTTGGATGATTTAAAAATAAAAAGTTGGTTTGCTGGGCTGCGCCGCAGTCAGTCTGACATGCGAGAAACCTTGCCTGTTGTGCAAAAGCTAAAAAATCAGTATAAAATTTATCCTATTATTGATTGGTCGAATAAAGATGTGCACTTGTACTTAAAAAAACATAACCTGCCGTATCATCCTTTATGGGAAAAAGGTTATGTGTCAATTGGTGATTGGCACAGTACACGTTCATTGGAAGAAGGTATGACTGAACAAGATACTCGTTTCTTCGGTTTAAAAAGAGAATGTGGCTTGCATGAATTTGGTGATGGAATTTAG
- a CDS encoding bifunctional diguanylate cyclase/phosphodiesterase: MSPSKYENDELIFLSEDIHSDMPEIIGAWNVLVVDDDEEIHSVTRLALLDLVVNDKNLHFIHAYSGAEALKIIEDMGSSIAIILLDVVMEADDAGLAVAKIMREDLGIMEPRIILRTGQPGYAPEEQVIKDYDINDYKTKTELTRSKLVTTIIASLRSYQQILSINQSRIGLQKIIVSAANLMEEHSVNSFCEGVVTQISSLIGLEAGGVVCAKAGSMLDKDKDDDAVYVLGAAGEFAPYINERLENLHNARIVKYVSRCLQLKKHIFEKEFFVLYLNSSGYAAAVYLQIGKEISRVDQQLLEVFLSSISVGYENVNLFHQLRTAAFRDWLTKLPNRSEFINMLDDCGVAKYKDENSVVALIDINHFADINDGLGQDAGNSTLLAVTQRLQETFLDKVKIGRIGSDVFGLIGAEFFVNPQTLNEMFVAPFKGGEHTLPLSASFGFCRLDGKPQTGINILKHSNIALNKAKKNLNTNFEYYAPEMEEETTWRLDMIRQLTRDFEAKKLQLWYQPQVDLVTEQIVGMEALLRWPTSDGCFVSPVVFVPLAEYSGLIIDIGIWVLEESCRKLSALSAQGYTGLRMAVNISMPQFRDPNFIDTVKNIITKFGVEPDRIELEITESVVMDEPQIVIEALQELKLFGVKVAIDDFGTGFSSMSYLQQLPLDRLKVDRSFINEITPGKSAFIAETIVTLGNKLGLSTIAEGVETREQASYMLKLGCDEAQGFLFAKPMPYEQLLEFLAAQDS; encoded by the coding sequence ATGAGCCCTAGCAAATACGAAAATGATGAATTAATTTTCTTATCAGAGGATATTCACTCAGACATGCCAGAAATTATAGGCGCGTGGAATGTCTTAGTCGTTGACGATGATGAAGAAATACACTCTGTCACTAGGTTGGCCCTATTAGATTTAGTAGTTAATGATAAAAACTTGCATTTTATTCATGCTTACTCTGGTGCTGAAGCATTAAAAATAATTGAAGATATGGGTTCATCTATTGCCATCATTTTATTGGATGTAGTTATGGAGGCTGATGATGCTGGTTTAGCTGTGGCAAAAATAATGCGCGAAGATTTGGGTATTATGGAACCTCGTATTATTTTACGCACTGGACAGCCCGGCTATGCGCCTGAAGAACAAGTCATTAAAGATTACGATATTAATGATTACAAAACCAAAACAGAACTTACCCGCAGCAAATTAGTAACAACCATCATTGCTTCACTGCGATCTTATCAACAGATATTATCAATTAATCAAAGTCGCATAGGTTTACAAAAGATTATAGTGTCTGCAGCAAACCTAATGGAAGAGCATTCTGTTAATAGTTTCTGCGAAGGTGTTGTAACCCAAATTAGTTCCTTAATAGGTCTAGAAGCCGGTGGGGTTGTCTGTGCAAAAGCAGGCTCAATGTTGGATAAGGATAAAGATGACGATGCGGTTTATGTACTTGGCGCCGCGGGTGAATTCGCCCCCTATATTAATGAAAGACTAGAGAATTTACATAATGCAAGAATAGTAAAATATGTTAGTCGTTGTTTGCAGCTCAAAAAACATATTTTCGAAAAAGAATTTTTTGTACTTTATCTTAATAGCTCGGGCTATGCAGCAGCTGTTTATTTACAAATAGGCAAAGAAATCAGTCGAGTAGATCAACAATTACTAGAAGTGTTTTTATCAAGTATTTCTGTAGGCTATGAAAATGTTAACTTATTTCATCAACTTCGTACCGCTGCTTTTAGAGATTGGCTAACTAAACTGCCTAACCGCAGTGAATTTATTAATATGTTGGACGATTGTGGTGTGGCCAAATATAAAGATGAAAATTCAGTTGTGGCTTTAATTGATATTAATCATTTTGCAGACATCAATGATGGACTGGGCCAAGATGCTGGTAATAGTACCCTGCTGGCAGTGACCCAACGCTTGCAAGAAACCTTTTTAGATAAGGTGAAAATAGGTCGTATTGGCTCAGATGTTTTTGGCTTAATTGGTGCTGAATTTTTTGTTAATCCACAAACACTGAACGAGATGTTTGTAGCCCCGTTCAAAGGGGGGGAGCATACACTTCCCCTTTCAGCCTCTTTTGGTTTTTGCAGGTTAGACGGGAAGCCACAAACGGGTATTAATATTCTTAAGCATAGTAATATTGCTTTAAATAAAGCTAAGAAAAATCTTAATACAAACTTTGAATATTATGCGCCTGAAATGGAAGAGGAAACCACCTGGCGTTTGGACATGATAAGGCAATTAACCAGAGATTTTGAAGCTAAAAAATTGCAACTTTGGTATCAACCCCAAGTCGATCTAGTGACTGAACAGATAGTAGGAATGGAGGCACTGCTGCGCTGGCCAACTTCTGACGGTTGTTTTGTTTCACCGGTTGTATTTGTTCCATTAGCCGAGTATTCAGGTTTAATTATCGATATTGGAATTTGGGTTTTAGAAGAATCATGCCGGAAATTAAGTGCATTGTCTGCGCAAGGATACACAGGCTTGAGAATGGCGGTTAATATTTCTATGCCGCAATTCAGAGATCCAAATTTTATTGATACCGTGAAAAATATTATTACAAAATTTGGGGTTGAGCCGGATAGAATAGAGTTAGAAATTACCGAAAGTGTGGTTATGGATGAGCCTCAAATTGTGATAGAAGCTCTACAAGAATTGAAGCTGTTTGGGGTCAAGGTCGCGATTGATGATTTTGGTACTGGCTTCTCTTCCATGAGTTATCTGCAACAACTGCCTCTTGACCGATTAAAAGTTGATCGTTCTTTTATTAACGAAATTACGCCTGGAAAATCGGCTTTTATTGCCGAAACTATAGTGACCCTAGGTAATAAACTAGGTTTGTCGACAATTGCTGAAGGTGTCGAAACAAGAGAGCAAGCTAGTTATATGTTGAAGTTAGGCTGTGACGAAGCGCAAGGATTTTTGTTTGCGAAACCTATGCCATATGAACAACTTCTTGAATTCTTAGCAGCGCAAGATAGCTAA